A window of the Burkholderia sp. 9120 genome harbors these coding sequences:
- a CDS encoding CPBP family intramembrane glutamic endopeptidase, translating to MSDSKHDSTASIGPDHSGNPVPQRTSRLRRFFGGKFKRIWVGKDGLRSGWAALLFVMIVSGLIGGAAFIAHLLHHLPPRTTEMIPTRMLIGEIVMILAGIVATKIMSLIDKRSWLDYGLRARHRVAHLAQGLFFGVLAMSLVMAALRYFHAVTIEQSGMQLGPLIQSAAVWAALFLLVAFNEELCFRGYVFFRLLRGVGPVVATLVTAAIFALAHMGNPGETVFGIASVAVAGLVFCLAVWRTGSLWWIIGFHAAWDWSQSFVFGVADSGAMASGHWLTSHPTGPAWLSGGAAGPEGSVLMLPLMAVLAFVIVRTLPKDGGRRA from the coding sequence ATGAGCGATTCGAAGCACGACAGCACGGCATCGATTGGCCCTGATCACAGCGGCAATCCTGTCCCACAACGGACCAGCCGGCTGCGTCGCTTTTTCGGTGGCAAATTCAAACGGATCTGGGTCGGCAAAGACGGCCTTCGCTCAGGCTGGGCCGCGTTACTGTTCGTCATGATCGTCAGCGGTTTGATTGGCGGCGCGGCGTTTATCGCGCATCTGTTGCATCACCTTCCGCCCCGAACCACGGAGATGATCCCGACGAGAATGCTCATCGGTGAAATCGTCATGATCCTTGCAGGAATCGTCGCCACCAAAATCATGAGCCTGATCGACAAACGTTCGTGGCTCGACTACGGCCTGCGCGCACGGCATCGCGTTGCGCATCTCGCGCAAGGACTCTTCTTTGGTGTTCTGGCCATGTCGCTCGTGATGGCCGCGCTCCGCTATTTTCACGCGGTGACGATTGAACAGTCAGGCATGCAATTGGGACCGCTGATCCAATCGGCCGCGGTTTGGGCCGCGTTGTTCCTGCTCGTCGCGTTTAACGAGGAACTGTGTTTCCGGGGCTATGTGTTCTTCCGTTTGCTTCGCGGCGTGGGGCCAGTCGTCGCCACCCTCGTCACCGCCGCCATTTTCGCGCTCGCGCATATGGGCAATCCGGGCGAGACGGTATTCGGCATTGCATCCGTCGCAGTTGCCGGACTCGTGTTCTGTCTCGCGGTTTGGCGCACGGGCTCGCTGTGGTGGATCATCGGCTTTCACGCCGCGTGGGACTGGAGTCAATCGTTTGTGTTCGGTGTCGCGGATAGCGGCGCGATGGCGAGCGGACATTGGTTGACGAGCCACCCCACCGGACCCGCCTGGCTGAGTGGCGGCGCGGCAGGTCCGGAAGGCAGCGTACTGATGCTGCCGTTGATGGCCGTACTTGCGTTCGTGATCGTTCGGACCTTACCGAAAGACGGCGGACGTCGTGCGTGA
- a CDS encoding TetR/AcrR family transcriptional regulator has translation MATRIPTRPSTMRKAPRQARSRATVEAILIAGAQVLGRRGWAGFTTNEVAEAAGVSIGSLYQYFPNKLILSEAITARHFDEILAVLRGIGDKTLPLARRVEQLVDGMIGVHSINPALHRVLLEEAPRARGPKSVHDRFEAEYLSCYAALIAQPDEGDARNRESADAAAQVVSAAVAGVIHDAAHRGTIGLPVLKQELVEMVDAYLLRRRRRERAKASTR, from the coding sequence TTGGCTACTCGCATTCCCACGCGTCCTTCGACCATGCGCAAAGCGCCGCGCCAGGCGCGTTCCCGTGCCACGGTCGAAGCGATTCTGATTGCCGGGGCTCAGGTTTTGGGCCGCCGCGGCTGGGCCGGCTTCACGACTAATGAGGTTGCCGAGGCCGCCGGCGTGAGCATCGGCTCGCTATACCAGTACTTTCCGAACAAGCTGATTTTGTCCGAAGCGATCACGGCGCGTCACTTCGACGAGATTCTCGCGGTGCTGCGCGGAATCGGCGATAAGACGTTGCCGCTGGCGCGGCGTGTGGAGCAGTTGGTCGACGGCATGATCGGGGTTCACAGCATTAACCCGGCGCTGCATCGTGTGCTGCTTGAGGAAGCGCCGCGCGCTCGTGGGCCGAAGTCGGTTCATGACCGCTTCGAGGCGGAGTATTTGAGTTGCTACGCGGCATTGATCGCGCAGCCGGATGAGGGTGACGCGCGGAATCGCGAATCTGCTGACGCGGCGGCGCAGGTCGTCTCCGCTGCGGTAGCGGGCGTGATTCATGATGCCGCGCATCGGGGGACGATTGGTTTGCCCGTGCTTAAGCAGGAACTGGTGGAGATGGTGGACGCGTATCTGCTTCGGCGACGTCGGCGTGAGCGGGCGAAAGCGAGTACGCGGTGA
- a CDS encoding NADP-dependent oxidoreductase has translation MTQTLPATSREVRLKSQPEGLPHADNFEIVSTPLPKSSDHEVLVRNRYFLLSASLRMMISKGAQDVKGVPFPALHEGDTLAAEALGEIVSAPAGSGFSAGDLVLHFQGWREYAAVPAADCKRVVGGLPDPIAYLGHGWTAYAALTRGVEIHPGDTVFISSAAGANGSMAGQIARLLGAGRVIGSTSSREKAARLVSELGYDAAVWRGATPIAEQLAAAAPEGIDVFLDNVGGEQLQAAIASAREGARVVIVGTLSGQLASHGAGRTAPVELDSVQLLVKRITLRGYSADDDPDAYAEWIQQFARWLDAGSIRFPHEVIDGLDHAPLALERVIRGDYFGTVVIKP, from the coding sequence ATGACCCAGACCCTCCCCGCCACCAGCCGAGAAGTTCGTTTGAAGTCGCAGCCTGAAGGCTTGCCCCACGCCGACAACTTCGAGATCGTTTCGACACCGCTGCCGAAGTCATCCGATCATGAGGTGCTGGTTCGCAACCGCTATTTCCTGCTGTCCGCGTCGCTGCGCATGATGATCAGCAAAGGCGCGCAAGACGTGAAAGGCGTGCCGTTCCCCGCCCTGCACGAAGGCGACACGCTGGCCGCTGAAGCGCTTGGCGAAATCGTTTCGGCCCCTGCGGGCAGCGGTTTTTCTGCAGGCGACCTGGTGCTGCATTTTCAGGGTTGGCGCGAATACGCGGCGGTTCCTGCGGCAGATTGCAAGCGGGTTGTCGGAGGATTGCCGGACCCGATCGCGTATCTTGGGCATGGCTGGACCGCCTATGCCGCACTCACTCGCGGCGTGGAGATTCACCCCGGCGACACGGTGTTTATTTCCAGCGCGGCCGGCGCGAACGGATCGATGGCTGGGCAGATCGCGCGTTTGCTGGGCGCGGGGCGAGTGATCGGCAGCACCAGTTCCCGAGAGAAGGCGGCGCGGTTGGTGTCCGAGTTGGGCTATGACGCGGCGGTGTGGCGAGGCGCTACACCCATTGCCGAACAACTGGCCGCGGCGGCGCCGGAAGGTATCGATGTGTTTCTCGACAACGTCGGCGGCGAACAACTGCAGGCGGCGATTGCGAGCGCGCGTGAAGGCGCGCGCGTGGTGATCGTCGGGACGCTGTCGGGGCAACTGGCGAGCCATGGCGCGGGCAGAACCGCGCCGGTCGAGCTGGATTCAGTGCAGCTCCTGGTCAAGCGCATCACGCTGCGCGGCTACAGTGCCGACGACGATCCCGACGCCTACGCGGAGTGGATTCAACAATTCGCACGGTGGCTGGACGCAGGCAGCATCCGCTTTCCGCACGAGGTCATCGACGGGCTCGATCACGCGCCGCTCGCGCTGGAGCGGGTGATTCGAGGGGATTACTTCGGAACGGTGGTGATCAAACCGTAA
- a CDS encoding helix-turn-helix domain-containing protein yields the protein MAKIASADSRQQRLHAARARFVGGEQLPAALLSAPVARSWERSRGTGLLPSSTPQYELLDKSRTMRDSKADRRLYSCVVDEIEQLWDAFGGADWTIFCVNTEGTIVHARQSPACDDDLLLPITPGRRVVEPNIGTTAPGCVIHDGTETIVAGGEHYLDEFERVFCLAVPLFGFHGEVIGALDITGTGKRNVSQVQEQFRLAALAAEQRLFATLRGCHLLRVQHDPRWLGTPLAGLLAVEENGQLRAASRMARRMLALPTGAPLPALELRQIFDDATPAQLNRLLQRGRGVQRVARADGSHIWVEYARAPLNRSTARRATPASTARFDQAAPALAMSGKQGSLQEQALNAIQSAIDEHAGNIAAAARQLGLSRTTLYAKLRKLRDTGMMGG from the coding sequence ATGGCCAAGATCGCTTCAGCGGATTCACGGCAACAACGCCTGCATGCGGCGCGCGCCCGGTTTGTCGGCGGTGAGCAGTTGCCGGCGGCGCTGCTCTCCGCGCCGGTCGCGCGCTCCTGGGAGCGCTCGCGCGGCACCGGCTTGCTGCCCTCCAGCACGCCGCAATACGAGCTGCTGGATAAGTCGCGCACCATGCGCGACTCGAAAGCCGACCGGCGTCTTTATAGTTGCGTCGTCGACGAAATCGAACAGTTGTGGGATGCGTTCGGCGGCGCCGACTGGACGATCTTCTGCGTCAATACCGAAGGCACCATCGTTCACGCACGACAGAGTCCCGCTTGCGACGACGACCTGTTGCTGCCGATCACGCCGGGCCGGCGCGTCGTCGAACCCAACATCGGCACCACCGCGCCGGGTTGCGTGATTCACGACGGCACGGAAACCATCGTGGCGGGCGGCGAACATTACCTCGATGAGTTCGAACGGGTCTTCTGTCTCGCCGTGCCGCTGTTCGGTTTTCACGGCGAAGTGATCGGCGCGCTGGATATCACCGGCACCGGGAAACGGAACGTGTCGCAGGTTCAGGAGCAGTTCAGGCTCGCCGCGCTGGCGGCCGAACAGCGTCTGTTCGCCACACTGCGAGGCTGTCATCTGTTGCGCGTGCAACATGATCCGCGCTGGCTCGGCACACCGCTCGCCGGCCTGCTCGCGGTCGAAGAAAACGGCCAGTTGCGCGCCGCCAGCCGGATGGCGCGACGCATGCTCGCGTTGCCCACGGGCGCGCCGCTGCCCGCGCTGGAGCTGCGGCAAATTTTCGACGACGCGACGCCCGCGCAACTCAACCGCCTACTGCAACGAGGCCGCGGCGTGCAACGCGTGGCGCGCGCGGACGGCAGTCATATCTGGGTGGAATACGCGCGCGCGCCGCTCAATCGCAGCACCGCGCGGCGTGCGACGCCTGCCAGTACCGCGCGCTTCGATCAGGCGGCGCCGGCTTTGGCCATGAGCGGCAAGCAAGGCAGTCTGCAGGAACAGGCGCTCAACGCGATCCAGAGCGCGATCGATGAGCACGCCGGCAATATCGCGGCGGCAGCGCGGCAACTTGGTTTGTCGCGGACTACGCTGTACGCGAAACTGCGGAAGCTTCGGGACACGGGGATGATGGGCGGTTGA
- a CDS encoding NAD(P)-dependent alcohol dehydrogenase, producing the protein MTTSTTTSAGFRTITAAVATAKGEPFAIRQARIRAPKEDEVLVRVVATGLCHTDLIVRDQYYPVPLPAVLGHEGAGVVEETGPAVKDLKVGDHVVLTYGACGYCASCSGGHGAYCQHFFGLNFGGGDLEGRNAIEDDEGRPLHDHFFAQSSFASFAIARENNAIKVPRDAPLALLGPLGCGIQTGAGAVINSLKVRPGSSFASLGAGAVGLSAVMAARVAGATTIIAVDVVPSRLTLAKELGATHTVNSREVDMIEAIREITGGGVDFALESTGRAEVLSQGIETLGRLGAMGVVGAPPLGTLAQFDINSLLLNGRTIRGIVEGDSVPQTFIPQLVQLYQQGRFPFDKLVRFYPLDQINQAAEDSSSGITLKPILRFAH; encoded by the coding sequence ATGACAACATCAACGACAACGTCCGCCGGATTTCGCACCATCACCGCCGCCGTCGCGACCGCGAAGGGCGAGCCCTTCGCGATCCGGCAGGCACGAATTCGCGCGCCGAAAGAGGACGAGGTGCTGGTCCGCGTCGTGGCGACCGGCCTGTGCCACACCGATCTGATCGTGCGCGACCAGTATTACCCGGTGCCCTTGCCGGCGGTGCTGGGACACGAAGGCGCGGGCGTCGTCGAGGAAACCGGTCCTGCCGTCAAGGACCTCAAGGTTGGCGATCATGTGGTGCTGACTTATGGCGCGTGCGGTTACTGCGCGTCTTGCAGCGGTGGCCACGGCGCGTACTGCCAGCACTTCTTCGGATTGAACTTCGGCGGCGGCGATCTCGAAGGCCGCAACGCGATCGAAGACGACGAAGGACGGCCGCTGCACGATCATTTCTTCGCGCAGTCGTCGTTCGCGAGCTTTGCGATTGCGCGCGAGAACAATGCCATCAAGGTGCCGCGCGACGCGCCGCTGGCGTTGCTCGGGCCGCTCGGCTGCGGCATCCAGACCGGCGCGGGGGCCGTCATCAACTCGCTGAAAGTGCGCCCGGGCAGCAGCTTCGCGAGCCTCGGCGCGGGCGCGGTCGGCCTTAGCGCGGTGATGGCCGCGCGGGTCGCGGGCGCCACTACGATCATCGCCGTCGACGTCGTGCCGTCGCGGCTAACGCTGGCCAAAGAGTTGGGCGCGACGCATACGGTGAATAGCCGTGAAGTCGACATGATCGAAGCGATTCGCGAGATCACCGGCGGCGGCGTGGATTTCGCGCTCGAATCGACCGGCCGCGCGGAGGTGCTGTCGCAAGGCATCGAAACGCTCGGCCGGCTCGGCGCGATGGGTGTGGTCGGCGCGCCGCCGCTCGGCACCCTGGCGCAGTTCGATATCAACAGTCTGTTGCTGAATGGGCGCACGATTCGCGGCATCGTGGAAGGCGACAGCGTGCCGCAAACCTTCATTCCGCAACTCGTGCAGTTGTATCAGCAAGGGCGATTTCCGTTCGACAAGCTGGTCCGGTTCTACCCGCTCGACCAGATCAACCAGGCGGCCGAAGATAGCAGCAGCGGCATCACGCTTAAACCGATCCTGCGGTTCGCGCATTGA
- a CDS encoding benzaldehyde dehydrogenase, with product MSVTLPSRLLDSDLWQARLFTGNWHAGSAEADVTEPATGQRLGRIGMADAALIGESAASASRAQPAWAALPYDERAAVLRRAARMAETYFDEIVEWVVRESGSTRAKAGFETAVTVKALHEASSLPSRSAGEVLPSVPGRLSLARRRPLGVIGVISPFNFPLYLAMRAVAPALALGNAVVLKPDPRTAVCGGFAIARIFELAGLPKGVLHVLPGDGAAGAALTSDPHVAMIQFTGSTAAGRKVGEAAGRYLKKVSLELGGKNSLIVLDDADLELAVANTAWGAYLHQGQICMATGRVLVQRKIYAAFVEKLVAKAASLTVGDPASADVALGPLINAAQRDHVVRVVADAQQAGAILETGGHSRELFFEPTVLSDVTPDNPAFNEEIFGPVAVVVPFDSDEDAIALANRTEYGLSMAIITANVGRALRMGERLRTGLLHINDQTVNDEVINPFGGVGASGNGTSIGGPANWEEFTQWQWLTVKGEAPLYPI from the coding sequence ATGAGCGTCACTCTTCCCTCGCGGTTACTCGACAGCGACCTCTGGCAAGCCCGCCTGTTCACCGGCAACTGGCACGCCGGCAGCGCCGAAGCGGACGTGACGGAGCCGGCTACCGGCCAGCGCCTCGGCCGTATCGGCATGGCCGACGCTGCGCTGATCGGCGAATCGGCGGCGAGCGCGTCGCGCGCGCAGCCCGCCTGGGCCGCGCTGCCCTACGACGAACGTGCTGCGGTGCTGCGCCGCGCGGCGCGTATGGCGGAGACGTACTTCGACGAGATCGTCGAATGGGTGGTCCGGGAAAGCGGTTCAACGCGCGCGAAAGCGGGCTTCGAAACCGCCGTCACGGTCAAGGCGTTGCACGAAGCGAGCAGTCTGCCGTCGCGTTCCGCCGGCGAAGTACTGCCCTCGGTGCCGGGACGTCTATCGTTGGCGCGCCGCCGTCCGCTCGGGGTGATCGGCGTGATCTCGCCGTTCAACTTCCCGCTGTATCTGGCCATGCGCGCCGTTGCGCCCGCCCTCGCGCTGGGCAATGCCGTGGTGCTGAAGCCGGACCCGCGCACGGCGGTGTGCGGCGGTTTTGCGATCGCGCGTATTTTTGAACTTGCCGGTTTGCCGAAGGGCGTGTTGCACGTCTTGCCCGGCGACGGCGCTGCGGGCGCGGCGCTGACCAGCGATCCACACGTGGCGATGATCCAGTTCACGGGTTCGACGGCGGCGGGCCGCAAGGTCGGCGAAGCGGCCGGCCGGTATCTGAAGAAAGTCTCGCTCGAGTTGGGCGGCAAGAACTCGTTGATCGTGCTCGACGACGCCGATCTCGAACTGGCCGTCGCCAATACCGCCTGGGGCGCGTACCTGCATCAGGGGCAAATCTGCATGGCGACCGGCCGTGTGCTCGTGCAGCGCAAAATCTACGCGGCCTTCGTCGAGAAGCTGGTCGCGAAAGCGGCCAGCCTGACGGTCGGCGATCCGGCCAGCGCCGACGTTGCGTTAGGTCCGCTGATCAACGCCGCGCAACGCGACCACGTGGTGCGCGTGGTTGCCGACGCGCAGCAGGCCGGTGCGATTCTCGAGACCGGCGGCCACAGCCGCGAGCTGTTCTTCGAGCCGACCGTGTTGAGCGACGTCACGCCGGACAACCCCGCGTTCAACGAAGAGATCTTCGGACCGGTCGCGGTGGTCGTGCCGTTCGACAGCGACGAGGATGCGATCGCGCTCGCCAACCGTACGGAATACGGGCTCTCGATGGCGATCATCACAGCGAACGTCGGCCGCGCGCTGCGCATGGGCGAACGCCTGCGCACCGGCCTGCTGCATATCAACGACCAGACCGTCAACGACGAGGTGATCAATCCGTTCGGCGGCGTGGGCGCATCGGGCAACGGCACCAGCATCGGCGGCCCGGCGAACTGGGAAGAGTTCACCCAGTGGCAGTGGCTCACGGTCAAGGGCGAAGCGCCCCTCTATCCCATCTGA
- a CDS encoding MFS transporter, which produces MAALAPTRRAASRVLAATCISYTVVLLDASIVNVALGEISHTLRSNIAGLQWVVNAYTLTFASLLMTGGTLGDRLGARNVYLTGLSVFVLGSVLCGFAPDLTTLTLARALQGVGSAMLVPCSLALINDAYPLPARRAAAVSLWMGCGGVAMASGPLIGGLLIHLFGWRSIFFVNVPIGLAGIWLAQAVERTASPGTRHVDLPGQLAGIVALGTVIGVLIEGHRLGWQSAPIVAGIAISGVAWVAFFVIETRTQHPMLPMPFFRNALFSASTFVSMVSAFVFYGMLFTFSLFYQQARGYSALDTGLAFLPMTGMVALGGLLSSRVVKRLGTRESMCIAFVLYALGALGMSLTNAASPYWVAVVPMLAIGMASGFISPAATSPALGTVDKNRAGIAAAVLNSARQSGSALGVAIFGTFISTAHVFQQAMNLILGIVATLSTIAACVWWVASRPVEAEPCRLS; this is translated from the coding sequence GTGGCCGCGCTCGCGCCGACTCGCCGCGCCGCGTCCCGTGTGCTTGCCGCCACCTGTATCAGCTACACGGTGGTGCTGCTGGACGCGTCGATCGTCAATGTGGCGCTGGGGGAAATCAGCCATACGCTGCGCAGCAACATAGCGGGACTCCAGTGGGTCGTCAACGCGTACACGCTGACCTTCGCGAGTCTGCTGATGACCGGCGGCACGCTCGGCGACCGGCTCGGCGCGCGCAACGTCTACCTCACCGGGCTCTCTGTCTTTGTGCTCGGTTCGGTGTTGTGCGGATTCGCGCCCGACCTCACGACGCTGACGTTGGCGCGCGCGTTGCAAGGCGTCGGCAGCGCGATGCTGGTGCCGTGCTCGCTCGCGCTGATCAACGACGCGTATCCGCTTCCCGCGCGTCGCGCGGCGGCCGTGAGCCTGTGGATGGGTTGCGGCGGTGTGGCGATGGCATCCGGTCCGTTGATCGGCGGGCTGCTGATTCATCTGTTCGGCTGGCGCAGCATCTTCTTCGTCAACGTGCCGATCGGGCTTGCCGGCATCTGGCTCGCGCAAGCGGTCGAGCGCACGGCGTCGCCCGGCACGCGGCATGTCGATCTGCCGGGACAACTGGCGGGCATCGTCGCGCTGGGCACGGTGATCGGTGTGCTGATCGAAGGGCATCGGCTCGGCTGGCAGTCCGCGCCGATCGTCGCGGGTATCGCGATTAGTGGCGTCGCGTGGGTCGCGTTCTTCGTGATCGAGACGAGGACCCAGCATCCCATGTTGCCGATGCCGTTTTTCCGCAATGCGTTGTTCTCGGCGTCGACCTTTGTGTCGATGGTGTCGGCGTTCGTTTTCTACGGCATGTTGTTCACGTTCAGCCTGTTCTACCAGCAGGCGCGCGGTTATTCCGCGCTCGACACCGGCCTCGCCTTCCTGCCGATGACCGGCATGGTCGCGCTGGGCGGTCTGCTGTCGAGCCGGGTCGTGAAACGGCTGGGCACGAGAGAGTCGATGTGTATCGCCTTCGTGCTGTACGCGTTGGGCGCCCTCGGCATGAGCCTCACGAACGCCGCTTCGCCGTACTGGGTCGCTGTCGTGCCGATGCTCGCCATCGGCATGGCGTCCGGCTTTATCTCACCGGCGGCGACCTCGCCCGCGCTCGGCACCGTCGATAAAAACCGCGCGGGGATTGCCGCCGCCGTGTTGAATTCGGCGCGTCAAAGCGGCTCCGCGCTGGGCGTGGCGATCTTCGGCACGTTCATTTCCACCGCCCACGTGTTTCAGCAGGCGATGAACCTGATTCTGGGCATCGTCGCGACGCTATCGACGATCGCCGCCTGCGTGTGGTGGGTGGCGTCGCGCCCGGTTGAAGCGGAGCCCTGTCGCCTGTCGTGA
- a CDS encoding molybdopterin cofactor-binding domain-containing protein, whose translation MSLDHDDVNEGRRRFLMSGALVVSFSLFPGVRAMAQEVIADEGAAVHIGKATQTLAGSLKTNPYLDAWIKIDPAGKVTVYTGKVELGTGVRTALLQVAAEELDMAPALITFLTADTGASPDEGLTAGSHTMADSGSALLNAAAQVRGLLVDAAAAKLGVSSTVLNVRNAVIKTPDGRSMTYGQAVGFVDLHRLATPSSPLKDPATFNVIGTSLPRLDIPGKVTGGVSYVQDITMPGMLHARVVMPPVYDAQLMQTNTPEILKMPGVIKVIRDGSMLAVVAKGEWQAVQAQRALAAGSQWSGGRALPDPATVHRDLKTISTQHIEIANTHSTAGTPIKTLSAKYTKRYMLHGSIGPSCSVALFKDGVMTVWTHSQGVYPLRDGLTEMLSLPKEQVRCIHMEGSGCYGHNGADDVAAHAALIARELPGQPVRVQWMREQEHTWDHFTPAMVTEVSASLDAGGSIVDWNYALWSSSHNERIVNAGRLLPARMLAKPFVSAPSVPMVQPEGGGDRNAIPLYTLPNVHVMNNFSPTMPLQTSAMRSLGAHMNVFTIETFMDELAAAAGADPVAFRLKHMQDPRAQDVIKLAAEKFGWPRAARKRNHGIGFAFGKYKNLMAYVAMAVEISVVPETGQVILEHAEVAVDCGQGVNPDGIRNQIEGGVLQSASWTLYEELKFDTSRIRSFDWSSYPILRFSAVPRGVNVHLINRPGMPFLGVAEASMGPTAGALGNALFDATGQRLRDLPLAGESLRKRIDV comes from the coding sequence ATGAGCCTCGATCACGACGACGTCAACGAAGGACGCCGCCGCTTCCTGATGTCCGGCGCGCTGGTGGTGAGCTTCAGCCTGTTCCCCGGCGTCAGGGCGATGGCGCAGGAAGTGATCGCCGACGAAGGCGCGGCCGTGCATATCGGCAAAGCGACCCAGACGCTGGCGGGCAGCCTGAAGACCAATCCGTATCTCGACGCGTGGATCAAGATCGATCCGGCCGGCAAGGTGACCGTCTACACCGGCAAGGTGGAACTCGGCACCGGCGTGCGTACCGCGCTGCTGCAAGTCGCGGCCGAAGAGCTCGACATGGCGCCCGCACTGATCACCTTCCTGACCGCCGACACCGGCGCCTCGCCGGACGAAGGACTCACCGCCGGCAGCCACACGATGGCCGACAGCGGCAGCGCGTTGCTGAACGCCGCCGCCCAGGTGCGCGGTCTGCTGGTCGACGCGGCAGCGGCGAAGCTCGGCGTGAGCAGTACGGTGCTGAACGTGCGCAACGCGGTGATCAAAACGCCCGACGGCCGCAGCATGACCTACGGCCAGGCGGTCGGCTTCGTCGATCTGCATCGTCTGGCGACACCGTCGTCGCCGCTGAAAGATCCCGCCACCTTCAACGTGATCGGCACCTCGCTGCCGAGGCTCGACATTCCCGGCAAGGTGACTGGCGGCGTGAGCTACGTGCAGGACATCACGATGCCCGGCATGCTGCACGCGCGCGTGGTGATGCCGCCCGTGTACGACGCCCAACTGATGCAGACCAACACGCCCGAGATCCTGAAGATGCCGGGCGTGATCAAGGTGATCCGCGACGGCAGCATGCTCGCCGTGGTCGCCAAAGGCGAATGGCAGGCGGTGCAGGCGCAACGCGCGCTGGCGGCCGGCAGCCAGTGGAGCGGCGGCCGCGCGCTGCCCGATCCGGCCACCGTGCATCGCGATCTGAAGACGATCTCCACGCAGCACATCGAGATCGCGAACACGCACAGTACGGCGGGCACGCCCATCAAAACGCTCAGCGCGAAATACACCAAGCGCTACATGCTGCACGGTTCGATCGGGCCGTCCTGTTCGGTCGCGCTGTTCAAGGACGGCGTGATGACGGTGTGGACGCATTCGCAAGGCGTCTACCCGCTGCGCGACGGCCTCACTGAAATGCTCTCGCTGCCCAAGGAGCAGGTTCGTTGCATCCACATGGAAGGCTCGGGATGCTACGGCCACAACGGCGCGGACGACGTCGCCGCGCACGCCGCACTGATTGCGCGCGAGTTGCCCGGCCAGCCGGTGCGGGTGCAGTGGATGCGCGAACAGGAGCACACGTGGGACCACTTCACGCCCGCGATGGTCACCGAAGTGAGCGCGTCGCTCGACGCGGGCGGCAGCATCGTCGACTGGAACTACGCGCTGTGGAGCAGTTCGCACAATGAGCGGATCGTCAACGCGGGCCGGCTTCTGCCGGCACGCATGCTGGCGAAGCCGTTCGTGTCGGCGCCTTCGGTGCCGATGGTGCAGCCCGAAGGCGGCGGCGACCGCAACGCGATTCCGTTGTACACGTTGCCGAACGTGCACGTCATGAACAATTTTTCGCCGACCATGCCGCTGCAAACCTCAGCGATGCGCTCGCTCGGCGCGCACATGAACGTCTTCACGATCGAAACCTTCATGGACGAACTGGCCGCCGCCGCGGGCGCCGATCCGGTCGCGTTCCGGCTCAAGCATATGCAGGACCCGCGCGCGCAAGACGTGATCAAACTCGCCGCCGAAAAATTCGGCTGGCCGCGCGCGGCGCGCAAGCGTAATCACGGTATCGGCTTCGCGTTCGGCAAGTACAAGAACCTGATGGCGTATGTCGCGATGGCCGTGGAGATTTCCGTTGTGCCGGAAACGGGTCAGGTGATTCTCGAACACGCGGAAGTCGCGGTGGACTGCGGGCAAGGCGTCAACCCGGACGGCATTCGCAACCAGATCGAAGGCGGCGTGCTTCAATCGGCCAGCTGGACGCTGTATGAGGAGCTGAAGTTCGATACCTCGCGAATCCGCAGCTTCGACTGGAGCAGTTATCCGATCCTGCGGTTTTCGGCGGTGCCGCGCGGCGTGAACGTGCATCTGATCAACCGGCCCGGCATGCCGTTTCTGGGCGTCGCCGAAGCGTCGATGGGCCCGACCGCGGGCGCGCTCGGCAATGCGTTATTCGATGCGACCGGGCAGCGTTTGCGTGATTTGCCTCTAGCCGGCGAGAGCTTGCGCAAGCGGATCGATGTGTAG
- a CDS encoding (2Fe-2S)-binding protein gives MINLTVNGVQHTLDIDPSTPLLYALRNDLHLHGAKFGCGLGQCGACTVIVGDKATFSCLIPVSAIGTRAVRTIESLGTAEHPGPLQKAFIDHQAAQCGYCIAGMIMRAQALLDRNPRPTERELLDHMETNLCRCGTHTRILAAIREVAHLPVPDTAAASAATYGAVAHGGAQ, from the coding sequence ATGATCAACCTTACCGTCAATGGCGTGCAGCACACGCTCGATATCGATCCCTCCACGCCGCTGCTGTACGCGCTGCGCAACGACCTGCATCTGCATGGCGCGAAGTTCGGCTGCGGACTCGGCCAGTGCGGCGCCTGTACCGTGATCGTCGGCGACAAGGCGACGTTCTCGTGCCTGATTCCCGTGTCGGCGATCGGCACGCGCGCCGTGCGCACGATTGAAAGTCTTGGCACAGCCGAGCACCCCGGCCCGTTGCAGAAGGCGTTTATCGATCACCAGGCGGCGCAGTGCGGCTACTGTATCGCCGGCATGATCATGCGCGCGCAGGCGCTGCTCGATCGCAATCCGCGCCCCACCGAACGCGAATTGCTCGACCATATGGAAACCAACCTCTGCCGTTGCGGCACGCACACGCGGATTCTCGCGGCGATCCGCGAAGTCGCGCATTTGCCGGTGCCGGATACGGCGGCCGCGTCTGCCGCAACGTACGGCGCGGTGGCTCATGGAGGCGCGCAATGA